A genomic window from Pyruvatibacter sp. includes:
- a CDS encoding DNA polymerase Y family protein, translating to MRSMTERRIASIWLPRLAMERWTRQHRHAGTLPPSDTPLVLAREGTHGPVIHAVSHAARKGGVQHGARVVDARAICPALIVEQADLAGDAAYLDRLALWCRRWCPWSAADGPDGIVLDITGSAHLWGGEAAMLTTIEAAFARLGHQPRLAIAPTHGAAWALAHYGGGRRMICEPEHVSAVLARLPVGALRLNTDETVLLRRLGLKTIGALEGVPRVALARRFAKNRRMLETPLMRLDQAFGIQPEPVLSPAPPHRFRSVVSLPDPIPDPTPHLPELADTLCADMAAQGFGARRLRLEAFRSDGDVSIVEAATARPTRAPAHILRLFQTRLETLNPGFGFDVLALEATVAEPLAAAQVRLDGDEEADVALACLMDRLASRLGSDAVLRPRPIQSHVPERAERWVPALNNTGGTDHSLLRHERPIKLLPVPEQVRVIYAVPEGPPAQFVWRRLTHRVVRYEGPERIAPEWWRSRAGTRLRDYYRVEDDSGRRYWLFREGVLHDGRGGEPNWFVHGLFA from the coding sequence ATGCGCAGTATGACAGAACGGCGCATCGCCTCGATCTGGTTGCCAAGACTGGCAATGGAGCGCTGGACCCGGCAACACCGGCACGCGGGTACTCTGCCGCCCAGTGACACGCCTTTGGTGTTGGCACGTGAGGGAACACACGGGCCGGTCATTCACGCCGTGAGCCATGCGGCCCGCAAAGGCGGCGTGCAGCACGGTGCGCGCGTGGTGGATGCCCGTGCCATATGCCCGGCCCTCATTGTTGAGCAGGCCGACCTTGCAGGTGATGCGGCATATCTTGACCGGCTTGCCTTGTGGTGTCGGCGCTGGTGCCCGTGGAGTGCGGCTGACGGTCCTGACGGAATTGTGCTCGACATAACCGGCTCTGCCCATTTGTGGGGCGGTGAGGCGGCAATGCTTACCACCATCGAGGCTGCATTCGCGCGGCTGGGCCATCAGCCCCGTCTGGCTATCGCGCCGACGCATGGTGCGGCCTGGGCACTGGCGCATTATGGCGGTGGACGTCGGATGATCTGCGAACCTGAGCATGTCAGCGCTGTTCTTGCCCGACTGCCGGTGGGTGCTTTGCGTCTCAACACTGATGAAACAGTGCTGCTGCGGCGGCTTGGGCTTAAGACAATCGGCGCACTGGAAGGTGTGCCACGGGTGGCGCTGGCGCGGCGTTTCGCTAAGAACCGCCGGATGCTTGAAACACCGCTTATGCGGCTGGATCAAGCTTTTGGCATTCAGCCTGAACCCGTGCTCAGCCCTGCGCCGCCCCATCGTTTCCGCAGCGTTGTTTCTCTGCCTGACCCGATACCTGATCCCACGCCGCATTTGCCGGAGCTTGCAGACACGCTGTGCGCTGATATGGCCGCGCAGGGGTTTGGGGCGCGGCGGCTGCGCCTTGAAGCGTTTCGCAGCGATGGAGATGTCAGCATCGTTGAGGCGGCCACCGCGCGCCCGACACGGGCACCAGCCCATATTCTGAGACTGTTCCAGACGCGGCTTGAGACCCTCAACCCGGGCTTTGGTTTTGACGTTCTGGCACTGGAGGCAACAGTTGCTGAGCCATTGGCCGCTGCGCAGGTCAGGCTTGATGGTGATGAAGAAGCCGACGTGGCGCTTGCCTGCCTGATGGACCGGCTGGCAAGCCGCCTGGGCAGTGACGCGGTTTTGCGCCCGCGCCCCATACAAAGCCACGTGCCGGAACGTGCCGAGCGTTGGGTGCCTGCCCTGAACAACACCGGCGGGACAGATCATTCCCTTTTGCGGCACGAGCGACCTATCAAACTGCTGCCAGTGCCCGAACAGGTTCGGGTGATCTATGCCGTGCCTGAAGGTCCGCCTGCGCAGTTTGTGTGGAGGAGGCTGACCCACAGGGTTGTGCGATATGAAGGCCCCGAACGTATCGCCCCTGAGTGGTGGCGGTCACGGGCTGGTACGCGGCTGCGGGACTATTACCGCGTGGAAGATGATAGCGGACGCCGCTACTGGCTGTTTCGTGAGGGCGTATTGCACGACGGACGCGGCGGCGAACCAAACTGGTTCGTGCACGGATTGTTTGCGTGA